From Xiphophorus hellerii strain 12219 chromosome 6, Xiphophorus_hellerii-4.1, whole genome shotgun sequence, the proteins below share one genomic window:
- the greb1l gene encoding GREB1-like protein isoform X7, giving the protein MLHIAHLGAPFFFVLSQIMGNSYAGQLKSARFEEALHNSIEASLRSSSGDPQPIFTQLYLEPEAYPADVKSKADMPLQGEEGQDPLNSHSSNDMEELEDDDDSDSSSPPLPYLQTPAPDGCCTLDGIISTGFCQAGKDLRLVTIAAEPIEVPAGFELVGAKSPSIPEHILVCAVDRRFLPDENGKNALLGFSGNCVGCGEKGFRYFTEFSNHINLKLSTQPKKQKHLKYYLVKNSQGALCKGPLICWKDSKTRQFSSSVLTSKPSSSSSLSSKENGGTSGHSSSPFSLSDSPPTRMAQASSVFFGSQDLGRDCSFLKPLASTPGNKTLPIVPTALRVNGPTNGLGVDVHTSLLSPSQVSLVPQAQGYRTPDLGDSPVSSAMNSGPPKKRHRSWHPSTLVPVPPTAVPVPAIRPIVGSPGSVLAVSSPQPLAAGVIQPQPVNAGETVIVPENLLNSSGVRPVILIGHGTLPYFYGNVGNIVVSPLLVSCYKSSQLTEKNLETLGLHSSQMLSVEMMILLTLQYLARLASNQIPLREELEQIVLKAMLCCPGNPAISPSQLPWLARLEASVSGGSVQVVVTHNSLGEGISESLRSLSEGPQHQQRLPTYVVIICASKMNGNEFCVLVLGKYQARALAEGMLTTNEFLKEISYELITGKVGVLASHFKTTSLGDNLDKQLVRYQRRRKGQVIQPYQGDVTENIHSQEPASMSPPPDTVELLNRVFQIYPAQLTVARSLLSQVCSIADSGTQNLDLGRFCKVDFLVLVPPSHILVHQTAQRIRQSGVLVDLGNEDTSTAHQKSEKYVVRLDADVHTKMEAFMKKVKQNPYTLFVLIHDNSHVDLTSALSGSVCHGELQGLADRVVNCQEVLDAMNLLVLQVSCFPYTLQTHQSRISLHNEIHWPSSDHLQREQPPHELVYFGLRDYSCSLQWGVASPILRCDDAFEKMVHTLLERHPHLHSMVIRSYLLIQQYTEAMMALTSSPSLRDHITPETLAMVEDLINAPSREGSQGRGHMLLVRVPSLQLAMLARERLEDVRDKLGLQLCFAVLLGSPASELNLSRNFINFLRTWRGFQNEEWVPHTYEDLEGLPCIIILTGKDPLGETFPRSLKYTDLRLIDSSYLTRTALEQEVGLACTYVSLDVVQESKTSTAPRESDGEKTTGSLNDGDELERPQSNGSAATRTSGSLAENGVSSSDLADSFQKPSTSTSQPEGLVTSDVATLTEGFKQECDSLGSQLSSNPLKAPNAPPSNYSSSSSSSPSTSSSSTQRPSQSTQCGRASKCSRVSPRTVILSRAAYNLLSGESGSQLSSFSLLPHADVSWSSPLRPLITHNLQRADQSLYYRQWTVARQHHADYEAPPVPHPRRLLLSGPPQVGKTGAYLQFLRILFRMLIRLLEVDVYDDEEDEEAETTDATTPANTQWPDIEDIRKLPFDPNPRDPKFRKASPVYSDKMPKLFKAEFKKEGENQTQGKRVTKSIRLSRFAAHNAFHHCEQCHQYCEAVPTTQLSECSLHAFTFCSSMLGEEVQLQFFIPKAKEQHFVFSHQGSHLESLRLPLVSTKDPDLLKSPIFTPTTGRQEHGLLNLFHTMEGVTHLHILVVKQFEMPHYRKYWPNHILLVLPAMFNSAGVGAARFMIKELSYHNLELERNRLEEQGVKRQDVWPFIVMMDDSCVLWSTFQPTDGSETSDGSSGITNVSLKTVLQHMENTPKISLYAICGVRKWSSSLAHKTPQHSFGRCHLHDLVLLNVDLTQNVQYDLNRYDCEEVDFNLRVNSSGLLICRFNNIFLMKKHIPVGGKKDFVVKPKLVEIENKAPISPSQYVCAPDSEQTLLDAPAQFLLENFLQSCSHRLFPKAVQNRNNPVLSIDSYLNLSPEISVCYINSRPHSTNLNHQGLVFSGLLLYLCDSFVVSGLLKNFRFLKGATLCVICQDRSSLRQTIVRLELEDEWQFRLRDEFQTANCSEDRPLYFLTGRHV; this is encoded by the exons CAGATGTAAAGTCAAAAGCTGACATGCCACTCCAGGGTGAGGAGGGTCAAGATCCTCTGAACAGTCACTCTTCCAATGAtatggaggagctggaggatgATGACGACTCCGACAGCAGCAGCCCTCCACTTCCCTACCTGCAAACTCCTGCGCCTGATGGTTGCTGCACACTCGATGGTATCATCTCAACAG GATTTTGTCAGGCTGGAAAGGACCTCCGTCTTGTCACCATAGCAGCAGAGCCCATTGAAGTCCCAGCAGGCTTCGAGCTAGTCGGTGCCAAGTCTCCCAGCATCCCCGAGCACATTCTGGTGTGTGCCGTGGACCGCCGCTTTTTGCCCGACGAGAATGGGAAAAATGCACTTTTAG GTTTTTCAGGAAACTGTGTTGGCTGTGGTGAAAAGggtttcagatatttcacagaGTTTTCTAATCACATCAACCTGAAGTTATCCACCCAACCCAAGAAGCAGAAGCACTTAAAATACTACCTGGTGAAGAATTCACAGGGTGCTCTGTGCAAAGGACCCCTTATCTGCTGGAAAG ACAGTAAAACCCGCCAGTTTTCCAGCAGCGTTTTGACCTCCAAACCGAGTTCATCCTCGTCTCTGAGCAGCAAAGAAAACGGTGGCACCAGTGGACACAGCTCGTCCCCCTTCTCCCTCTCAG ATTCCCCGCCCACTCGGATGGCACAAGCTTCCTCTGTCTTTTTTGGCAGTCAGGATCTTGGAAGGGACTGTAGTTTCCTCAAACCTCTGGCCTCCACTCCCGGAAACAAAACATTGCCTATAG TACCCACGGCTCTTAGGGTGAACGGTCCAACGAACGGCCTGGGTGTTGATGTCCACACTTCGTTGCTGAGCCCCTCGCAGGTCTCCTTGGTTCCGCAGGCTCAGGGGTATCGCACTCCTGATTTAGGAGACAGTCCTG TATCCTCTGCAATGAACTCCGGTCCCCCGAAGAAGCGCCATCGCAGCTGGCATCCCAGCACCTTGGTCCCAGTCCCACCAACGGCTGTCCCTGTGCCGGCAATTCGTCCAATAGTTGGCTCTCCAG GTTCTGTATTAGCCGTGTCCTCTCCTCAGCCGCTGGCAGCTGGTGTCATTCAGCCCCAGCCTGTCAACGCAGGAGAAACGGTCATCGTTCCTGAAAACCTGCTCAACTCTTCAGGCGTTCGTCCCGTCATCCTCATTG GGCATGGCACTTTACCTTATTTCTATGGGAACGTTGGCAATATAGTGGTGAGCCCTCTGCTGGTCAGCTGCTATAAGAGCAGCcagctgacagaaaaaaacctgGAGACGTTGGGTCTCCACAGCAGCCAGATGCTCAGTGTGGAGATGATGATTCTGCTCACTTTGCAGTATCTTGCACGTTTAG CTTCAAACCAGATTCCTCTGAGGGAGGAGCTGGAGCAGATCGTCTTAAAGGCCATGCTGTGCTGTCCTGGGAATCCGGCCATCTCCCCATCCCAGCTTCCATGGCTGGCTCGACTGGAAGCGAGCGTCTCCGGGGGCAGCGTGCAGGTCGTGGTAACCCACAATTCTTTGGGGGAGGGAATTTCTGAGTCCCTGCGCTCTCTCAGTGAGGGTCCTCAGCATCAGCAGCGTCTGCCAACCTACGTTGTCATTATATGTGCGTCGAAAATGAATGGCAACGAGTTCTGTGTGCTTGTTTTAG GAAAGTACCAAGCACGCGCTTTAGCTGAAGGAATGCTCACAACCAACGAGTTTCTGAAGGAAATCAGCTACGAACTCATCACAGGGAAAGTCGGTGTCCTGGCATCTCATTTCAAAACAACCTCGCTTG gggACAATCTTGACAAGCAGCTCGTCCGATATCAGCGCAGACGGAAAGGACAGGTCATCCAGCCCTACCAGGGCGATGTCACTGAGAACATCCACTCACAGGAGCCTGCCAGCATGTCACCCCCACCAGACACAG TGGAGCTCCTAAATAGAGTCTTTCAGATCTATCCGGCCCAGCTGACTGTGGCTCGAAGTCTTCTCTCTCAAGTCTGCTCCATTGCTGATTCAGGGACCCAGAATCTGGATTTAGGTCGCTTTTGTAAAGTGGactttctggttctggttcctccatCTCACATTCTAGTGCACCAGACGGCCCAGCGCATCCGACAATCAG GAGTCCTTGTGGATTTGGGAAATGAAGATACGTCCACAGCCCACCAGAAATCAGAAAAGTATGTGGTGCGTCTAGACGCTGATGTTCACACCAAGATGGAGGCCTTCATGaagaaagtgaaacaaaacCCCTACACCTTGTTTGTCCTCATCCATGACAACTCACACGTTGACCTCACAAG TGCCCTATCAGGCTCTGTGTGCCACGGAGAGCTGCAGGGTCTGGCTGACCGGGTGGTGAACTGCCAGGAAGTCCTGGACGCCATGAACCTCTTGGTTCTGCAGGTCAGCTGCTTCCCTTACACCCTGCAGACCCACCAGTCCCGGATCAGCCTCCACAATGAAATTCACTGGCCATCCAGTGACCATTTG CAGAGGGAGCAACCTCCTCATGAGTTGGTCTACTTTGGCCTGAGAGACTACAGCTGCTCCCTGCAGTGGGGCGTGGCCAGCCCCATCCTGCGCTGTGACGACGCGTTTGAGAAGATGGTTCATACTCTCTTAGAGAG ACATCCCCACCTGCACAGCATGGTGATTCGCAGCTACCTGCTGATTCAGCAATACACAGAGGCCATGATGGCCCTGACCTCTTCCCCGTCCCTGAGGGATCACATAACCCCGGAGACCCTGGCCATGGTGGAGGACCTGATAAACGCTCCGAGTCGAGAGGGCTCCCAGGGCCGTGGCCACATGCTGCTGGTACGTGTCCCCTCGCTGCAGCTGGCGATGTTGGCCCGAGAGAGACTGGAAGATGTGAGGGACAAGCTGGGATTGCAGCTGTGCTTCGCAGTACTGCTGGGAAGTCCAGCGTCTGAACTCAACCTGTCCAGAAACTTCATCAACTTCCTCAGG ACGTGGAGAGGCTTTCAGAATGAAGAATGGGTACCACACACATATGAGGATCTGGAGGGGCTGCCCTGCATCATCATTCTCACAGGGAAAGACCCACTTGGAGAAACCTTCCCCCG GTCTCTGAAATATACGGACTTGCGTCTGATAGACTCCAGCTACCTTACCCGTACCGCCCTGGAGCAGGAGGTGGGTCTTGCCTGCACCTATGTTTCTCTGGATGTGGTCCAGGAGTCCAAGACTTCTACGGCTCCTCGGGAATCAGATGGAGAGAAAACCACAGGCAGCCTGAATGACGGGGATGAGCTGGAGAGACCTCAGAGCAACGGCAGCGCTGCAACCAGAACATCTG GCTCACTGGCAGAGAATGGAGTCAGTTCATCTGACTTGGCCGATTCGTTCCAGAAGCCCTCCACTTCCACCTCCCAACCCGAAGGCCTCGTCACCTCAGATGTGGCCACACTAACCGAAGGATTCAAGCAAGAGTGTGACTCTCTGGGAAGCCAGCTCTCCTCCAACCCTCTGAAAGCCCCCAACGCCCCTCCATCCAATTACTCTagctcctcctcgtcctccccctccacctcttcctcttCCACACAGAGGCCCAGCCAGTCCACGCAGTGCGGACGAGCATCCAAGTGCTCCAGGGTGTCGCCGCGAACAGTCATCCTGTCACGGGCGGCGTACAACCTGCTGTCAGGGGAGTCGGGGAGTCAGCTGAGCTCCTTCTCACTTCTGCCTCACGCAGATGTGTCCTGGAGCAGTCCGCTGAGGCCGCTCATCACACACAACCTGCAGAGGGCAGACCAGAGCCTGTACTACCGCCAGTGGACTGTTGCCAGGCAGCATCACGCTGATTATGAAGCACCACCTGTGCCGCATCCACGACGCCTGCTCCTCAGCGGACCTCCACAA GTGGGAAAAACTGGTGCTTACCTGCAGTTTCTACGCATCCTGTTTCGTATGCTCATTAGACTGCTTGAGGTTGATGTTTATGATGACGAAGAAGATGAGGAGGCAG AAACTACAGATGCTACGACTCCAGCAAACACGCAGTGGCCCGACATTGAGGATATCCGAAAGCTGCCCTTTGACCCCAATCCCAGAGATCCTAAATTCAGGAAGGCCAGCCCGGTTTACTCTGATAAGATGCCAAAGTTATTTAAAG CAGAGTTTAAGAAAGAAGGAGAGAACCAAACACAAGGCAAGAGAGTGACCAAGTCAATACGTCTAAGCCGGTTTGCTGCCCATAATGCCTTTCACCACTGTGAGCAGTGTCATCAATACTGTGAGGCAGTTCCTACTACACAG CTGTCGGAGTGCTCCTTACACGCTTTTACCTTCTGCTCATCCATGCTGGGAGAGGAGGTCCAGCTCCAGTTTTTCATTCCTAAAGCCAAGGAGCAGCACTTTGTTTTCAGTCATCAGGGGAGCCATCTGGAAAGTTTACGACTGCCTCTCGTCTCCACAAAG GACCCTGATCTTTTGAAGAGTCCAATCTTCACCCCGACAACAGGACGCCAAGAGCATGGGCTGCTCAACCTCTTCCACACCATGGAGGGCGTCACTCATCTGCACATCCTGGTGGTCAAACAGTTTGAGATGCCGCACTACAGGAAGTACTGGCCCAATCACATCCTGCTCGTCCTTCCAGCAATGTTCAACAGTGCCGGAGTTG GTGCTGCTCGCTTCATGATCAAAGAGCTGTCATACCACAACCTAGAGCTGGAGAGGAACCGCCTGGAGGAGCAAGGTGTCAAGAGACAAGATGTATGGCCTTTCATTGTCATGATGGACGACTCGTGTGTGCTGTGGAGCACCTTCCAGCCGACAGATGGAAG tgAAACCTCAGATGGAAGCTCAGGCATCACCAATGTGTCTTTGAAAACAGTGCTGCAGCACATGGAGAACACACCCAAAATCTCCCTGTATGCTATCTGCGGTGTCCGCAAGTGGAGCAGCAGCCTGGCCCACAAGACTCCCCAACACTCCTTCGGTCGGTGTCACCTCCATGACCTTGTCCTCCTTAATGTGGACCTGACACAGAATGTTCAATATGACCTCAATCG GTACGATTGTGAGGAGGTGGACTTTAATCTGAGGGTGAACAGCAGCGGGTTGCTGATATGCCGctttaacaacattttcctGATGAAAAAACACATTCCAGTTGGGGGAAAGAAAGATTTTGTTGTCAAACCGAAGCTTGTG GAAATCGAAAACAAGGCTCCGATCAGCCCGTCTCAGTATGTCTGTGCCCCAGACAGCGAACAGACCCTATTAGACGCCCCGGCTCAGTTCCTGCTGGAAAACttcctgcagagctgcagccacAGACTGTTTCCGAAAGCTGTTCAGAACAGAAACAACCCAGTACTGTCCATCGATAGTTACCTCAACCTCAGCCCAGAG ATTTCTGTGTGCTACATCAACTCACGCCCACACTCCACCAATCTCAACCATCAGGGTCTGGTGTTCAGTGGCCTGCTACTTTACCTTTGTGACTCCTTTGTTGTTTCTGGACTCCTCAAGAACTTCCGCTTCCTGAAAG GCGCCACCCTCTGTGTGATCTGCCAGGACAGAAGTTCCCTGCGTCAGACCATCGTCCGGCTGGAGCTGGAGGACGAGTGGCAGTTTCGTTTGCGGGACGAGTTTCAGACGGCCAACTGTAGCGAGGATCGGCCCCTCTACTTCCTGACCGGCCGCCATGTTTGA